The region GTGCCTGCCGGGCTGCACGGGGCCGGAATGCATGGAGCTGGCATGCACGGAACCGGAATGCATGGAGCCAGCGGTTTCGATCCCATCATGCTGCTGTCTCTGCTGGTGGTGGGCGTGGCACTGGCTTACGCCGCGCTGCTGCTGCGGCAACGCCGGCAGGGCCGCCGCTGGCCGCCCCACCGCAGTCTGCTGTTCGCGCTGGGTATCGCCATGTTGGGCTACGGCCTCAGCCCTGGCCTGATGGTTGCCGGCCACGCCAACCTGCGCGTTCACATGACGCAGCATATGTTGCTGGGCATGTTCGCCCCGCTGGCACTGGTACTGGGCCAGCCGGTCACGCTGTTGCTGCGTGGGCTGCCCGTGCCGGCGGCGCGGCGGGTGGCGGCGGCCCTGCACGGCGCACCACTGCGCTGGTGGATGAATCCGCTGGTGGCCCTCACGCTGAATGTGGGTGGCATGTACCTGCTGTACCTCACCCCGCTGTACGCCGTCATGCTGGGAAACGGCTGGCTGCACCTGCTGGTCCACTTTCACGTGATTGCCGCCGGGTTTCTTTATGCGGCAGTGGTGGCCGGGGTGGACCCCTCGCCGCTGCGGGCACCTTTTCGCTGGCGGCTGGCAACCTTGCTGGCCGGCGCGGCGCTGCACTCCATTCTGGGCAAGCTGATGTTCGCCGGCCTGTACCCGCGCGGCACCGGAGAAGCGCCCGCTGTTATCGAGGCAGCGGCGCGGCGAATGTACTACTGGGGCGACCTGGCCGAAGCGCTGCTGGCCTGCGTGCTGTTCTGGGGCTGGCTGCAGGCCCGTGAGCGGCAGCGAACACGCGAGCAGCACCAAGCGGCGCAGCACCAAGCAACGCAGAATCCAGCAGCGTCTAGACTGCCTTCATGAACCTGCCCCACCGACCCCGCCCGACAGAGGCCGCCGCATGATTCGCCGCCTGGGTTGCAGCGCCCTGGGCTGCTTTGGCTCATTGGCACTGAGCCTGATTCTGCTGGGCGTGGGCTGGTTCGGGTTCGTGCAGCCGGCCATCGGGAACCTGACCGGGCAGGTGACAGCCACCCTGAACGGTGCCCCCGCCTCGGCGCAGCCCCGCGCCGGCCGGCCGGAAGACCTCAGCGCCCCGCTCACCCGCGCCGAGGTGGAAAAGTTCGTGCGGATTCGCCGCGAGATTAGAAAAAGCATGGGCGGCACCTTCCCGCAGCTTCAGCAGATTTACGCAGGGGTTCAGGCCGGTGAGCCGGTGAACGCCTGGACCGCCGTGCAGGCTGTGCGGGCGCTGGGCAGCTCGGTGGCGGAGGCCCGTGCCGCGCTGGAACAGGGGTTGGTGCGCGAGAACCTCAGCCGCGAGCGCTACGCCTTTATCCGCCAAAAAGTGAATCTGGCGCTGGGGCTGCCGCAGGTGGATTTCAGCGGCGTGCTGGGCGAACTGGCCCGCTCGCAGAGCAGCGGCTCGCTGCCGGACCTGGGCGGCAAGGTGACGGTGGCGACCCCACAGGAACGGAAAATGGTGCAGGACTTCTCCAGGGAACTGGGCGTCACTGCGCCGCTGGGACTGCTGGGCCTGTAAGCAGCAGGCCGGGCCAGCGACTCCGGCGGAATAAGCCACTTCGCTTAACGGCCGCCGCGCCTTCCCAGCTACTCTGGCCTATGGACACTCCCCGCTTCGTGCGTCCCCGGCCCCTTGTGAGCGGTTCCCGCGTGGCCGCGCTCAGCCTCAGTGCCGGTTTCGTATCCGAGGTGCCGCACCGCTACGCTGCCGGCGTGCGTCAGGCCGCCCAGTCGCTGGGCTGGGAAATCGTGGCCGCGCCGAACGCTTTCCGGGGACCGGAGTACCTCTACGAGAACCCGCAGGCCCGCGCCGACGACCTGCACTGGGCGCTGGAAAACCCCGACATAGACGGCCTGGTGAGCATCATCGGCGGCGACGATTCTCTCCGGCTGCTGCCTTTTCTGGACCATGACCTGATCCGGCGGCGTCCCAAGGCTTTCATGGGCTACTCCGACGCCACGGTGATGCTGACGCAGTTTCTGAAAGCGGGCGTGATGGCCTATCACGGCCCCGCCGTGCTGACCGATCTGGCCGAGAATGGCGGCATTCACCCGTTCACAGCCCGGTTCATTCAGCGGGCCTTCGGCCGCGAAAGCTACGCCCTGAATGTTGCCCCGGAAAGGACCGAAGCGCCGCAGGACTGGAACGATGTGGCGGCGCAGGAAATCCGGCGGCCCTTCAGGCCCACCGGCCCGGAAGGTGATTGGCTGTGGTTGCAAGGCGGTGAAACGGCCATAGAAGGCCACCTGCTGGGCGGCTGTATCGAGATTCTGGACATGCTGAGCGGGACGCCCGGCGAGCTGCCACTTCACCTCTGGCGCGGCGCGGTGATGGCCCTGGAAACCAGCAACGATGTACCCACGCCTGCGCAGGTGGGCTACTGGCTGCGGAATTGGGCGGCCAAAGGGGTGTTGCAGGAGTTGAGTGGCCTGCTGTTTGCCCTGCCACGCGGCTACACAGACGCAATGCACGGCGAACTGCACAGGTGGATTCGCCGCGTGCTGAAAGAAGCTGGCCGTGAGGACCTGCCGGTGGTGGCGAATGTGGACTTCGGGCACACCTCGCCGCAGCTGACGCTCCCGCTGGGGGCACGGGTGCGGCTGGACGGCGCAACAGGCAGCATCACGGTATGGCCCGGCTGAACCGGCTTACTGTCGCCGGGCCGGCGTCCCGGCCGCCTTAGGCGGCACAGCCTGCCACAACCGCCAGCCCAGCAACGCGGCCAGCACGCCGGCATAGAGCAGTGGCTCTGTCTTGTCGCCTTTCACGCCCCAGTAAAAGTGCAGTGCGCCCAGCGCCGCCGCCGGATACACCAGCCGGTGCAGCCGCTGCCAGCGCAGATAGCCCAGCTGCCGCACGCTGTTCTTGCCGCTGGTCAGGGCCAGAGGCAGCAGCAGGGCCAGGGCCAGCGCCCCTACCGTGATAAACGGCCGCTTGACGATGTCGGCCGGCAGGCCGCTCAGGCCGTCCTGGTCCAGCAGATACAGCAGCAGGTGAGCGCCGGCGTAGCCGAAAGCCAGCAACCCCAGCTCACGGCGAATGCGGGCCGGCCAGGTCCAGCCGGTCCAGCGGCGCAGCGGCGTGCAGACCAGCGAGAGGGTGAGCGTCAGCAGCGCCAGCAGGCCCGTTTGCAACAGCAACCGCTTCAGCGGATTGGCCACCAGCGCTCCGGTCCTGGCGTCCAGGGCCATCACCGCC is a window of Deinococcus sp. Marseille-Q6407 DNA encoding:
- a CDS encoding sulfite oxidase heme-binding subunit YedZ; this encodes MALDARTGALVANPLKRLLLQTGLLALLTLTLSLVCTPLRRWTGWTWPARIRRELGLLAFGYAGAHLLLYLLDQDGLSGLPADIVKRPFITVGALALALLLPLALTSGKNSVRQLGYLRWQRLHRLVYPAAALGALHFYWGVKGDKTEPLLYAGVLAALLGWRLWQAVPPKAAGTPARRQ
- a CDS encoding cytochrome c oxidase assembly protein, encoding MNHAHHLHPVPAGLHGAGMHGAGMHGTGMHGASGFDPIMLLSLLVVGVALAYAALLLRQRRQGRRWPPHRSLLFALGIAMLGYGLSPGLMVAGHANLRVHMTQHMLLGMFAPLALVLGQPVTLLLRGLPVPAARRVAAALHGAPLRWWMNPLVALTLNVGGMYLLYLTPLYAVMLGNGWLHLLVHFHVIAAGFLYAAVVAGVDPSPLRAPFRWRLATLLAGAALHSILGKLMFAGLYPRGTGEAPAVIEAAARRMYYWGDLAEALLACVLFWGWLQARERQRTREQHQAAQHQATQNPAASRLPS
- a CDS encoding S66 peptidase family protein, encoding MDTPRFVRPRPLVSGSRVAALSLSAGFVSEVPHRYAAGVRQAAQSLGWEIVAAPNAFRGPEYLYENPQARADDLHWALENPDIDGLVSIIGGDDSLRLLPFLDHDLIRRRPKAFMGYSDATVMLTQFLKAGVMAYHGPAVLTDLAENGGIHPFTARFIQRAFGRESYALNVAPERTEAPQDWNDVAAQEIRRPFRPTGPEGDWLWLQGGETAIEGHLLGGCIEILDMLSGTPGELPLHLWRGAVMALETSNDVPTPAQVGYWLRNWAAKGVLQELSGLLFALPRGYTDAMHGELHRWIRRVLKEAGREDLPVVANVDFGHTSPQLTLPLGARVRLDGATGSITVWPG